In Neisseria perflava, the DNA window GTGTTTATCCTTGGTATCGTCTGCATTGCCACGGCGCAAATCGGTCTGCTGTTTGGAATGCACTCGGTCTGGTTGATTACCGCTTATCTGATTGTTTACTTTATTGGTTTCAATGTATTGGAAGCCAGCCTGCCGTCTATGGTGTCAAAAATTGCTCCGTCCGATTTGAAAGGCACCGCGATGGGCGTGTATAACACCATGCAGTCGGTCGGCTTATTTGTCGGCGGCGCAACCGGTGGTTTATTGTTCCAAAAATACGGTTTTGTAGGCGTATTTGCCTTTTGTAGCGTATTGATGTTGCTGTGGCTGGTATTGGCAGTCATTTCGCCGGCACCAAAACCTGTCAAAAACCTCAGCTATCCGCTTAACGCCGAATGGCAACAAAATCCGGATTTGCTCTACCAAAAATTGACCGAAATTGAAGGCGTTGAAAGCATCAGCTTTAGCGCAGACAAACAAACCATTTATATCAAGGCCTTGCAAAAAGGATTCGACCAAGAGGCCGCCGAAAAAATTATCACAGGAGTGTAAAATGTCATTGAATAAAGTTATCCTCATCGGCCGCCTCGGCCGCGACCCGGAAGTCCGCTATATGCCCAACGGCGAGGCCGTCTGTAACTTCAGCGTTGCCACCAGTGAAACGTGGAACGACCGTAATGGCCAACGCGTAGAACGTACCGAATGGCACAATATCACCATGTACCGCAAACTCGCCGAGATCGCCGGTCAATACCTGCGTAAAGGCAGCCAAGTGTACCTGGAAGGCCGTATCCAAAGCCGTAAATACCAAGGAAAAGACGGCATCGAGCGCACCGCTTACGACATCATCGCCAACGAAATGAAAATGCTCGGCGGCCGCAACGACAACAGCGGCGGCGCACCATACGATGACGGCTACAACCAAGGCGGTCATTCAAGCCAAAGCAGTTACCAACAAGCGCCACAACAGCAATACCAATCTGCTCCAGCTCAAGAACCCCCAGCCGCCCCAGCCCGTCGTCCTGCTCCGGTACAACCGACTGCTCCGGTTGATGATATCGACGACGATATTCCCTTCTAATCATTGAACAATACAAAAGGCCGTCTGAAAAATATACTTTCAGACGGCCTGAGACCTTTGCAAAATTCCCCAAAATCCCCTAAATTCCTACTAAGACATTTAGGGGATTTTCCATGAGTACCTTCTTCCAGCAAACCGCCCAAGCCATGATTGCCAAACACATCGACCGCTTCCCACTATTGAAATTGGATCAAGTGATTGATTGGCAACCGATCGAACAGTACCTGAACCGTCAAAGAACCCGTTACCTTAGAGACCACCGCGGCCGTCCCGCCTATCCCCTGTTGTCCATGTTTAAAGCCGTCCTGCTCGGCCAATGGCACAGCCTCTCCGATCCCGAGCTCGAACACAGCCTCATCACCCGCATCGATTTCAACCTGTTTTGCCGTTTTGACGAACTGAGTATCCCCGATTACAGCACCTTATGCCGCTACCGCAACCGGCGGCGCAAGACGACACCCTGTCCGAATTGCTGGAACTGATCAACCGTCAACTGACCGAAAAAAAACTAAAAGTAGAGAAAGCATCCGCCGCCGTCATTGACGCCACCATTTTTCAGACCGCCGGCAGCAAACAGCGTCAGGCTATAGAAGTTGATGAGGAGGGACAAGTCAGTGGACAAACCACACCTAGTAAAGACAAAGATGCCCGTTGGACAAAGAAAAACGGCCTCTACAAACTTGGTTACAAACAACATACCCGCACCGATGAGGAAGGCTATATCGAGAAACTGCACATCACTCCCGCCAATACCCATGAGTACAACCACCTGTCGCCTTTACTGAAAGGGATAACCGAAGGTACGACCATCTATGCCGACAAAGGATACGACAGCAAGGAAAACCGGCAACATCTGAAAGAACATCAGTTGTTGGACGGCATTATGCGCAAAGCCCACCGCAACCGTCCGCTGACGGAAGCGCAAACCAAACGTAACCGATATTTGTCAAAAACCCGTTATGTGGTCGAACAAAGCTTCGGTACGCTGCACCGTAAATTCCGCTATGCCCGGGCAGCCTATTTCGGGCTGATTAAAGTGAGTGCGCAAAGCCATCTGAAGGCGATGCGTTTGAACCTGTTGAAAGCCGCCAACAGGCTAAGTGTGCCTGTTTGCGCCTAAAAGGCGGCCCGGATGCCTGATTATGGGGCGTTCGGGGAGGATTAAGGGGGTATTTGGGTAGAATCAGGAGGTATTGGGGGAGAGAAACAGCCGAAAATCTTTGTTTAGGTTCCGGCTGTCGAGGGAAGGGCTTTTTTGCAAAGGTCTCTGCTTGAATGGGTTTTTAGGCTGCCGTTACCGCCACCGGCTTCTCCGCTTGAGCGCTCGCCGGAACTTTTGCCCTGCCCGATGGCAGTCTCGGCTACGGCCATCAGGATGCCGCGGGTGCGGTTGAAGACGGTTTTATGGCGGTGTTTGTTCATGGCGGGGGTATCCGTAGTGTGTGCGGGGGTGGGGAAAGGCAGCCTGAAAACGAGAAAAGGGGGCAGGCTGCCTGCGATGTAAACACACAGCAACTTAATCCTAAACTCTATTCGTCATTCGCAAGCGGCGGCAAACCCAAAGTATCTGTTTGGCCGGTGTAGTAATCCACCCAGTTTTGCAGGTATTCGTAAGGGAAGTCCAAATCGTAGGCACGCATAAAGTCGAAGGGATCTTGGTATTCGCCTTCAGGCAGCGGCGCATCAAACAACGCTCCGTTGCCGCCGTTTGTGCCGTTCAGACTGCCGCCCGCCGCACCCACCACCGAAGCAATCGCCCCGGTCTGCGCTTTAATCTCTTCTTTAATGTGCTCGGGTAACAGGTTGGGATTGAATTTTCCCGTTGTCGGGTCAATCGCGGTATGGCCGTCGTCGTATTGTTTGGCCAGATACCCGGCCGCACGTTCGGCAGCAACAGCAGCGCTGTCGCCGGCAAGCGGGTCGGCGCCGTTGGCGTAGGCCAAGGCGGCACCGAGCATAAAGTGGCCGATTGCTTGCGCGGCTTCGTTTTTGTTTTCACCGTGGCCGAAGCGCTTGCCGATGGCGGCTGCAGCATACGGTGCCAACGTATTGGCCGCCAGCTGTAAATCACCCTGGCCGCCCAGGGTGCCGGTAATCAGGGTTTCGGCGGCGCTAAGCGCACGGCTTTTGCTGCCGCCTATGCCCCAGCTTCGGGCTTCTTGGTAGGCTTGGGCGTAGGCGGGGGAATGGGCCAGCATCTCCTGCTGCCGCTGTGCGTCGCTTAGGCTGAGGTAGTGTTCGTAGCTGCCGTCGTTACGCTCTTTCAGGCTGCCTTCGTGGGCGGCCTGTTGTTTTTCCAGCTCTTCGGCTGCCGCTTTGGCACGGTTGCCCCTATAGGTGCCGACGGCACTGTGGATGGCGGCAGTCGATTGGGCAATGGTTTGCTGTTTGTCGAGTAGGTTTTGCAGATCGGGAACGCTGTCGGCACCGTGATGGGCAGTGGCCGAATCGGTATGGATGCCTAGGGCGCGGGCACTGGTTTTTTTGCCGCCGATGGTGATGTTGCCTTCGCTGAGCAGCGAGCGGGTATAGCCTTGGCTGTTGCCGCTTTCATGTTGCGGCAGGGTGGGGCTGTAGTTGAAGCCTTTATTCATGTTCTGGCCGGCGGTTTGGGACGCACGACCAAAGGCGCTTTGATTGAAGCCGTCGCTGCCTTTCAGGCTGCCGCCGTAACCGGCACCGATACCCATGCTTTGGGCACTGTAGCTGCTTTCGTTGCGGATGTCTTCAAAGCTGAAACTGCGGGCGGTGAGTTCGTTGTGGTCTTTGTCTGCGGCAGAAGCGATGGCGCCGCCTTTGAGCCGGACGCTGTCGGCGGTGATGTGATAACCGCCTTCGCCGGCAAAGAGACCGCTTTGGCTGCCGACGTTAAAAGACAGCCTGGATATTTTTCAGACTGTCTTTTTGAAGAGATGAAAGTTATTTGTTTCTCAATATCTCAATAAGGGCGGCTTTGGACTGGTAGAAGTCCAAATCAAATAATGAAATGCCTAAATGTTTGCAATATTCTTCGATCATCTCCACAGTCAGCCTGTTTTTTTTGAGTCTTTCGGTATATTTTTCTGTCTGTTCAAACGGCAGCGGCGTGCCATATTCCATAAACTCGACACGACTGGTTTCTTTATGCAGCATAACATTTCTGGTTTCGCAGTCATGACGGGAAACCTGTTTGCTGCCCTCATACAGGGTAAATGAGACCGCACCGAATTCGTCTTTGCCAAAATATGGACGTAAATACATAGTCAATAATCTGATTTTCCACAGCAAGGCTTCATACGGCACACTTGAAAAGTCTGTGCCGTTCCGGTTATTACCTATTAGCAATGACCAATCAGACTGCGTTTCCAACAATAAATATTTGGATGATCCGGTAATCTCAAGCGGATTCAAGAAATCCAATTTCTGACTGAGGGTATACTCCTCATCCAAATACGATAGTTTCGGTTTTAGATTTTGATAAAAATCACTTAAATCCATACGTCTTTTTAGATAAAGATCCAGTGCTTTTTCAAATGGCGCGCCAATAAAATAAAACTGTTTCAGGCTCGGATGGCCGTCTCTTGCAAGAAAAAAATCTTTGTTTACATTCATAATTTAATCCACAGTCCTTAAAATTACAATAGCATCCGGATCATTACTCAATGCTCTCGATGCATGTCCGGCTCCA includes these proteins:
- a CDS encoding ESPR domain-containing protein, which translates into the protein MNKHRHKTVFNRTRGILMAVAETAIGQGKSSGERSSGEAGGGNGSLKTHSSRDLCKKALPSTAGT
- a CDS encoding single-stranded DNA-binding protein, translating into MSLNKVILIGRLGRDPEVRYMPNGEAVCNFSVATSETWNDRNGQRVERTEWHNITMYRKLAEIAGQYLRKGSQVYLEGRIQSRKYQGKDGIERTAYDIIANEMKMLGGRNDNSGGAPYDDGYNQGGHSSQSSYQQAPQQQYQSAPAQEPPAAPARRPAPVQPTAPVDDIDDDIPF